DNA from Marinilabiliales bacterium:
ACCCGGCGTCATATCGCCGGCCCCCGGCACTCAGCAACCATTATGTGGTACAAGCTCCCCCAGGAACCTGGCGCCAGCCTCCGGCATTAAAGGTTTTCAAGTACAAAGTCCGTTATCCTCTCGTACATGTGCTGTGCGGCATTGCCCCTTATCCCGTGACTGTGGTTGGGGTAGAGCAGCAGCTCGAAATGCTTGCCGGCAGCGATCATCCTGTCCACCATCTCGATGGTGTTCTGAAGATGCACGTTGTCGTCGGCAGTGCCGTGGATGATCATGAAATGGCCATTCAGCTTATCCACGTGGTTTATAGGCGAATTATCATCGTATCCGTCAGCATTCTCCTGTGGCGTCCTCATGTACCGTTCGGTGTATATGGTGTCGTAGAACCGCCAGTTGGTTACAGGTGCGCCCGAAACCCCCAGCTTGAATACATCAGCACCTTTGGTAAGACAGAGGCCCACCATGTAGCCACCGTAGCTCCATCCGAAAATACCTATGCGCGATTCATCTATCCAGCTTTTTGCCCCCATGTATTTTGCCGCCTCGATCTGATCTATGGTTTCATATTTTCCAAGCTGCAGGTATGTGGACTTCATGAATTCCTCGCCACGTGCACCCGTGCCCCGGTTGTCGACGCAGACGATCACGTAACCTTTCTGAGCCAGCATCTGGTACCAGGCACCTGCCGTGTAGGAATCCCTGACAGCCTGGTGGCCGGGCCCGCCATACACATACATGAAAAGCGGGTACTCCCTGTTCTCATCGAAGTCAGGCGGTTTGATTATATAGCCGTTGAGGTCAATTCCTTCTGATGTGGTGAAGGTAAAAAACTCCTTTTTGCTGAACCCGTACTCCGCCGTCACCTCTTTCAGCCTGCTGTTGTCCTCCAGAACTCTTATCAGCTCTCCGCTATCATCATGCAATGTGATATTTGCCGGTGTGTTGGCATCGCTGTGGTAGTTGATATAGTATCTGAAACCGTTGCTGAACACTGCGTTGTTGGTGCCGTCCTCTGGCGTTAGCCTCCTTTTGTTCCTGCCGTTCAGTGAAATGCTGTAAACATTCCGCTGCAGCGGGGAAGTCTCCGACGAGCTGTAGTAAAGGACCCCGTTGCCGTGATCGATGCCGGTAAACCGGTCCACCTCCCATTCGCCCGATGTAACCGCGTTCAGGAACCTGCCGTTCATGTCATACAGGTAAAAATGCATCCATCCGCTTCTCTCGCTCATAACGAGAAAGTGCTTGCCGTCTTCCAGGAAAGTTATCATATTGTCGGAAGTCTCCCTTATGAAATACCGGTTGGTCTCCTCCCACAAAACTTCAGAATTACCGGTTACGGCATCGGCCAGAAGTACCTCTATATGGTTCTGGAGCCTGTTCAACCTGTAAATGGCCAGCTTTGACGGATCCCGGGTCCATTTTATGCGCGGGATATACTGGTCGGTCTCCTCCCCAATATCCATCTCTGTGAAGCTGCCTTCATGTATGTCGTATACATGAATTGTCACCAGCGCATTCTCTTCGCCCGCCTTGGGGTACTTGAACTGGTACCAGTGCGGGTAGAGGCCGCCGTAGATGGTCATGTTGAACATCTTTACATGGCTCTCGTCGAAGCGGTAAAAGGCAAGTTTACGGCTGTCGGGCGACCATGCGAAGGCCTTGTTGAAGCTGAACTCCTCCTCATAAACCCAGTCGGGTGCCCCGTTTATGATCTCATTCTCCTTACCGTCGGTTGTGACCTGTACCTCGCGGTTGCTCTCCAGGTCTTTGAAATACAAATTGTTTTCAAAGACAAATGCCACCCTCCTGCCATCGGGCGAGAATGTTGCAAGCTGTGTCTTGCCCAGAGGGGACAGAGGCGTGACGGTCTCCTGCTCAATGTTCCATATAAAGAAATCGGCCCGGAAAGAGTGGCGGTAGATCTGCTCACGCCCGGTAGTGAAGAGAATAAGCCTCTCATCGCTGCAAAATTCATAATTATTGAA
Protein-coding regions in this window:
- a CDS encoding S9 family peptidase; the protein is MFKFISLLLITLITLSGNSTASGSGNREITLDDIYRHGTFSARTVSGLRSMNDGIHYTTMEGGTTIRKFSYRTGEEVEVIFSVDQLPGNEFSSFNNYEFCSDERLILFTTGREQIYRHSFRADFFIWNIEQETVTPLSPLGKTQLATFSPDGRRVAFVFENNLYFKDLESNREVQVTTDGKENEIINGAPDWVYEEEFSFNKAFAWSPDSRKLAFYRFDESHVKMFNMTIYGGLYPHWYQFKYPKAGEENALVTIHVYDIHEGSFTEMDIGEETDQYIPRIKWTRDPSKLAIYRLNRLQNHIEVLLADAVTGNSEVLWEETNRYFIRETSDNMITFLEDGKHFLVMSERSGWMHFYLYDMNGRFLNAVTSGEWEVDRFTGIDHGNGVLYYSSSETSPLQRNVYSISLNGRNKRRLTPEDGTNNAVFSNGFRYYINYHSDANTPANITLHDDSGELIRVLEDNSRLKEVTAEYGFSKKEFFTFTTSEGIDLNGYIIKPPDFDENREYPLFMYVYGGPGHQAVRDSYTAGAWYQMLAQKGYVIVCVDNRGTGARGEEFMKSTYLQLGKYETIDQIEAAKYMGAKSWIDESRIGIFGWSYGGYMVGLCLTKGADVFKLGVSGAPVTNWRFYDTIYTERYMRTPQENADGYDDNSPINHVDKLNGHFMIIHGTADDNVHLQNTIEMVDRMIAAGKHFELLLYPNHSHGIRGNAAQHMYERITDFVLENL